Genomic DNA from Salvia miltiorrhiza cultivar Shanhuang (shh) chromosome 1, IMPLAD_Smil_shh, whole genome shotgun sequence:
GAACCGATATTTATTTGTAATTTGCTGCTATCCTTAGCTTTTCTTTCCAGTTCAATATAATTGGGCTCAGAGGTTGATAATTGTTTTGTCTGTGTTGTCTTAATGTCAATGAGATGGGGTTGAATTGCTGAcctcaatttttctttttcttttttccattaattttttttattgaagtTAATGTTGTAGAATAATTTGTCAAATACTCATACATCGTTACCGTTTGCTCTGAAAAAGTTGAGGTTTTTGATTGGGAAATTTGAGAATCTGTACTTATACATGAAGCAGTGAAAAAATCTGATCTTGATTTTATAGCTTGATATAACTTTGATTGAGCTGATCCATATGCTGGTTGACAATATTAGCATTTTGAATTGTGGAATTGATCATCTTTGTCCGTCTTCTGTTTTGGTTTTTGGTGTGAAATGCAATGTCTGGTGATTGGGGGGTTTTTTAGCCATGATTTTGCTGTACGAACCAACGTAGTGATGGCGATCTGTTGTTTCTGTACAGTTTAAACTGAAAATGGTGGCGAATTTTACTCGTGTGGACACGCTAGAGCTGAAAGATCTTATCTATCAAAGGATTGGACACCAAAGAGCAGATAAGTACTTTGATCAGCTGAAGAGGTTTCTAAGTTTGAAGCTTAGTAAAGTCGAGTTTGATAGGAGCTGCTTACAGACGATTGGAAGGGAGAACGTTTCTCTTCACAATAGGCTTATCCGATCCATTGCCCAAAACGCGTGCCAAGCTAGGATCCCACCTCAAAAGGCTCGAAAAATTGAAGGACTAAGTGTTAAGGTTGCAAATGGTTACCAGAGGAATTGTCTGCAATCTCTCTATGGTGATGCTTTCCCACAGTCGCCTCGCAAGTGCAGGTCTCCTGTCAGCAGAGATCGCAAGCTTAGGGATCGCCCGAGCCCTCTGGGCCCACTGGGTAAGAGCCCTAGTTTCACGTGTGAAGAAACAGTCACAAGGACTCAAGAACAGCAGAGTGGAACAGAGTTGCATTCCCTCTGCAGCAGACCTCCAGTTGATGTCGTCTCAGTGGAAGACGGGGAGGAGGTTGAACAGCGTGCAGCTGATGTCGGGAGGTGGTGGAGTCCTGTCACTGCTCCTTTCGGCGTTTCAATTGGCGCTCGTGAGGCTGCTCCTTGTAGTTATAAGGACGATGCTTGTATTGCCGAGGCTTGTGAAAATAGGGGGGAGTTGCCTGATACGTTATCTTTAAGAAGGCGTTTGCAGAAGAAGTTGGCATCGGAGGGAGTTGGGATCTCGCTGGAATGTGCGGACGTGATAAACAACAGCTTGGATGTGTTCTTGAAGAGAATAATCGAGCCATGTGTGTCGATTGCTTCCCGTGATCTCGGGAGACAATCAAATAAGGCAGTGATGAGGTCGGATAGATCTACGAATGTGAGTATGCTGGATTTCCGGGTTGCGATGGAATCAAACCCTCGTTTGCTCGGGGCGGATTGGCCCGTCCATCTTGAGAAGATCTGCCATTACGCCTCTGAGGAGTAAGTAGTAAAGTAAAACTCAGTTGAAAGCGGGTGGCTGCCAGTTTTGAAAATGGCGGTTGCAGTTGCAGAGGAGAATGAGCCAGAGAGGTGTGATGATGACGATGGTGGAGAACTATATAGAGATAGGTGCTAACAGCATTAATTGCTACTGCTAGGAAGGGGGAGGGGGAGATGATTACTCCATATGAGTGTGGTTTTACACATAGATATCGTGTTTTAACATTTCATTGTCATTATTAGagtttgtataattttttggaGTGGTGCCTACCTTGCCTTGCCTTGTAAATATATTCTTGTTCTTGTAATGAAAGAAGCCTCCATTTGTGGTTTTATTATACCAAGAAAAGGGACCTTATCTCTCATACAATGAAAGAAGGATTAAATGCTCCTTTATTTATGTGGGAAAAACTAGTTACATACCAATTTACATGTAGGAGTTGATAAAGATAATACAATGAAGTGAAAATAGAATGATGAAGGAAAAGCAGCAagtctccctccctccctcgTGCTTTCATGAACTTGGTTTGTCTAAACTGGCCATGTAAGTCATGTAAATAGTCCATAGGTATGAGAAGGAGTTGACTACCAGTGGCTGCCATTAACAATTCCAAACTCAATGTCATGTCTGTTGCTAATTAATTGAA
This window encodes:
- the LOC131005281 gene encoding uncharacterized protein LOC131005281; the protein is MVANFTRVDTLELKDLIYQRIGHQRADKYFDQLKRFLSLKLSKVEFDRSCLQTIGRENVSLHNRLIRSIAQNACQARIPPQKARKIEGLSVKVANGYQRNCLQSLYGDAFPQSPRKCRSPVSRDRKLRDRPSPLGPLGKSPSFTCEETVTRTQEQQSGTELHSLCSRPPVDVVSVEDGEEVEQRAADVGRWWSPVTAPFGVSIGAREAAPCSYKDDACIAEACENRGELPDTLSLRRRLQKKLASEGVGISLECADVINNSLDVFLKRIIEPCVSIASRDLGRQSNKAVMRSDRSTNVSMLDFRVAMESNPRLLGADWPVHLEKICHYASEE